In the Aptenodytes patagonicus chromosome 5, bAptPat1.pri.cur, whole genome shotgun sequence genome, AGCAGGTTGAACTGCTCTGTGCGCTGCTCCCCAGAGCCGGTCGCATCCTGGTTTTGGGCTAAAAGCCGCTCTCTCTGGCTCCTGGCCTTTTTCACTTCCTTTATGTTAGCACAGTTGGCCTTTTGCCCACTGGTGTTATCTAAAGGCTTCCTACATCGGGCTTTTCAGACAGTCTAGGGGCTTTAAAAGCAGCAGGGATTGTTCAGGTCCCATAAAGAATCCCCTTGAGCTACTCTGACCACCCCAGACTTGAGCAGGGGGAGACAGCTCATTGCTCCAAGCGTGGTGCAATTGTAGGCGTTCATTCTGCCTACAGTAACTGATACATGCAAAGGTGGTTCTCAAAGGCCCCTTGGCACTATGGTGGTAGGAGTATGCTGCAGGAGGTGATGCTGTCAGGTCTCGAGATATGGCTGTGCTGAGGCTTTTCATCACTGTGGCATTTCCTCTGCGGTAAAACAGATGAATGAAACATATCTGTCCTGGGGGAAGAAGTCTGGGACGGCAGATGGGATTTTAGGGCATAtctgtgtggtgtgtgtgtgtctttccctccctcccttcctccctccttgccTTCCTCTCTCTCAACCTCTTTCATGCCAACCAGGCAGCATAACCATTGGGCCCTAGCTGGGAGCAAGGCTTCTTCCCAACATttggctgcagccagccctgcttcCTCTGCTTGCTGCTTGAGTGATAATGCCATCGTGGGCCTGTGGTTCAGTGACTTACACAAATCAGCCTGCTCTACCATGAGACTTAGGAGGGAGGAGAAtcagagaagggagggagaggacaCGTCTCATTCTCTCCTTTCCAGGTCAAAGTGCCTCCTTGTTGCTGCTGTGTTGTTTCTATTGCTGCGGTTTGATGCACTGAGAGATTACAGAACAGtgaaataaaagctgtgttttgtgatGCTGCTAGCTTTTTTTCATAGGCTTGTCACCTCTGGCTACAGGGGACTTCCCTCAGTCTGCAGGGCCACCCACTGAGAGCGGAGTTCTCAGCTTTGGTGAGGGGGGCAATCGAGAACGGTGTGGGGCAAACCAGATTCTGGGCTCTGCTGGTGTGGGCAGCAACCGTCCTGGTGTGGTGAGATCTCAGGCCTTACCCACTCCCTAAGGCTGCAGGGTCAGAGAACTGATCTTCTCCAGATCACCCGCCTCAGTTGTGACTGTTCATCTGCATCAGACACAAGAAGGTCCCCAGGATGGCTGAGGTTCTCTTGGGGAATCACAGCAGTGTTGGGGATTTTACACTTGATATCGGGAGTCGCAAGTATGTCAGTAAGTAAACACAGAGCCCTTGATGAGATCCTCTCCTGTTGGAAATCAGTGTTATACCAGTGAAGCCATGCCACTTAAACTAGGATGAGGATCTGAGCTGTGTGGAAATCAGATTTATACCATTGAACTGTCGGTTCTTACCATTAGTTAATAACTTCTGAATCTGTTGGCTGATTTCAGTTAAGCTTTTAAGGAGGTAAGAGTGAAGTGAAACATCTGTACTGAGATAAAGTTGAGGGGGAACCAAACTAGCTTCTGCAAAAAGACTGATGTGATCTCaaaaaatttctgttttccatttgctgtCAGCTGGCTAGCCAGTATATATGTACAGGCCAGCCAGTCAACACACATGAAACTCTGAAATATGCAGGActgtggttttattattattattattatttattattacttggCTTGTGGTTGGAGGACTTGGGAGGAagtaaaggctgagagagattGTTTGGATGGGGAAGATCTGAAGGGCTGTTGCTGGGAAGGGACCAGGGTTTATGAGGGTTCTGGGGTGTTACGGACACAGCACACGCGTTCAGGCAAAACCAGCCTTTGTTAGTTCTGCTGCTGGCAAACACCAAGTTTAAGGGAGTCTTGCAGAGCTTTTGCAGCCTGGTCTGGGAGCAGTTAGCAACCAGTCTGGCCTCCCAGCCGTCCCCCATTAGGGAGATGCAAGCTGGTTTTCAAAGGCAGCACTTGTGTTACGACCCCTTCTCATGCTGTATGAGTAAGCAGGTAGCCCCGGAGGCATACATTTGCTTAACGAGCATATAAGGAAAGTCCTAGCTTTCTAAGATCATTTAACAAGCCTGGTATTTCTTAGATTCTGCCTTTCTGGATCCAGTTATAGTACCCTGTGCAGTCCAGCCCCTCTCTTTCTTTAACTCAGGCCGCTTATACCACTGAGAAATAAGCACGGATTTTCCATGTATTTCTCAGATGCATTTGACTTCAGTTCCCTCCGGCACGCACAGCTCCCGCTACCCATGGACTCATGCAGAGACTGGCTATTTATCCTGCCTTTGCTGCGAGTCCTTCCTGCTTGCCCCTTTGTCCCACTGTTGCTCAGTTTTGCTTCAGGTTTACCCCAGCGAGCACTGTCCCTAAAACTCTTGGTAGGGAAACCAGGCAGGGGGAAGTGGGGTGACCCACTCGAGGCTCTTTGAGGGGCTTGTGGCGGAAGCCCCGTCTCTGTGGCCCTGGTGTGGTATGTGTCCTCGCAAGCCCCACTGGAAAGCGCTCCTCCATTTATAGCACTATTTCTGCTGGCTGGTAACAAGTTTCTGGTCTACGGACAGCGGCTGCTCGGCATTGCCTCCTCGTATGTGGGCACATGCTACCACAGCATCCCTGCGCCGCTCGACAGGGCAAGCGTTTTCTGTTGGGTGAGGCGGCCTTTGGGTTGACAAAGAATTGGGGGGGCGGTAGGAAAGGATCCCTGGGCACAGAGAGCAGAGCTCTAATCCTGTTGCAGATAACATCATGTCTGCAGGCTAGgcttgtgtgtgtttgggggagcTGGAGGGGCAGAGATTGTTAGGCAGTATTTGTTTGTAAAGCCACTTGCTCTGAAGATAATGCTTGCACTAACTTCTATTGAGGGAGCAGTGTGAGTCCCCACAAAGTCCTTTCCCAAAGTGTCTTTGAAGCCAAGAACCcattgaaaggaagaaaggcCAAGAGAGGGGATTAGTTTGTTCAGCAGCTGTGAATTTCAGTGGGAGGCTGATGAACTCCAAAGTCTTTGTTGAGATTTTTTTGTAAGGAGCCCTGCTGGAGGGAGAGACCCACACGGGGGCCGCGGCCTTAGACAAGAAGGAATCCGAAGCGGCAGGGAGCTGTAAACGGGCCACAAGGACTTTTCCCAAACACTTTTCGGAAAAGGTGTTGTGAAGAGAGCGGAGGGGGATTAGCATGTGAAATGACACTTTCCATTGACTCcacagaggagaggggaaaagggcTGGCTGGCTGATTTATTAGCATTTTGTTCCCTTCTCTATTCtgctcccccagcagcccccctccccttgctcccctcctccctgagCCCTCTAAAGAGGTTTGGATTGGAAAAAGGAGCGGGGGGCTGCCTGTTTGTGTGTCATCTGGGCGAAGGTGACCACCTGGGAAGCTGAATGTAAATATTTCTCCTCTGAGGAATGCGCCTTCATTAAACCGAAATGAATACATGGAAGCATCCAATCCTGCCGCACAATGGCAGCAGTGCCTTTACCGCTAAGGGCTCCttgtgccggggaggggggacccCTCCGGGCCCTGACCCGCTGCTGAGGTCAGCACATTTTGCAGCTGCGGTGTCGCCATTTTCTCCCAGAGAAAGAAGCATGCGGCAGTGGGGCTCCCGCTTGTAATGCTCCCCGCATGTCCCCTTCACCAACAGGCGTCACTGCGCCCAGCGGGCACATCCTGGGCTGTGCCGTGGCCTTCACGGGGCAATCGTGTGGGGCAATAGTGTCAGCAGGTGAGGGACAGGGTAGCACAGCCTGCCatgtgctggggaggggaaggaaatggGAAACAGCTTCCACATCTTCTCCTTTTCTTGTGTTTCCAGCTGGTCGTGGAATGGGGGGCACAGAGGGCCAAGGGGGTAGAAGCTGTCCTCTCTGCCATGCAGTGGTCCTCAAGCCAGCCCGTGCTGGAGCTTTCCCTGCTGGGTGAGAGGCTCTCGCCacctctttgctttcctgcccagGGATGCATCCCCACCGCAGGGAGGCGGAGGAACTGCTGGTGGAGATGCAAGGGAGACCGAGGGCAGGGTCACTGTATTAATAAGAACCTTTGTGCAAACAGCTGGTGGTTCGTGTGTGAAGCGGGTGTTACAGCTTTCCCTGAGAATGGGCCAAGATTGTTTCCTGCAATTTTTGAAGGGCTTGATTCTTGCTTGACATGACTGTTCTTGCTTGACATGACTGTTCTTGCTTGACGTGAATGTTcttgctctggtgagaccccaagCTTGCTGTAGGTCCAAATTCCCACCCCCCATGAAGTAGTCCTGGGATTGAGGGGGTATTTGATAACTAAGAGACACACACAGACTGCTGAGCCTGTATTAATGTATCATCTCTGAAATGGGCAACTGGGCCCCTGTCTGCCCCCCTCCCATCCCCTTTACCCCTGGCAGCTGCATTGCAGTTGGATGCAACCTCAGGCTCGCTCCAGGAGAGAGCAGGCCTGTCCCCCTCCTGGTAGGGGCCGAGGTGGTGCTGCATGGAGGGAACTGGTCAGCTCTTCTTATGCTCAACAGATGGGTAAGCGGCTGGGTTTTAGTCACCGGAACTGTAACTACGTACATCCACACATGCAATTggatgaaaaaaaccacccaactaCTTAGACACAACAGTATTTTGCAAGCACTTGGCTACTGATTTATTGCATTGGCTATTGGTTTACAAATATTGGCTACAAGACAGGTCTAATGGCCGGTAACTTAGCTCTGCTGGCTTCTCATCTGTCTAAAGGACACTTCAAACAGCAAAGTAGACGATAACCTCACAGCCCAAGGGAGATCACTGTGATGGTGCAGTGAGCTTCCCCAGGTCCTGCAGCTGGcagcttcttccctcccttccccaaccATGGCAAGGGAACAGAGATGCATCAACCAAATCTTCCTGCTGCTTGCTTAGCCTATAGAATATATACAATAAGCGGTAGAGGAAAAACTGTTATGTATACATCACAGTAACTGTGCAATAAATTAAACTTCAAAGTGCTTCACTTTCCTATTTACAACACGATTAAATAGTAACTGACATTATTTTCTCAGACTAGGAGGAAGTATTTAGTTAGTTAGCTGACAGGGTAAGAGTGCTCGGCAAGTACACCAGGAGGTGGGGAATGGGCTCAGCTGGCAGCTCCTCTCTGGGAGAGATTTGGGAGGGAACAGGGACTCGAGCAGTGTGAGGGCATCTTTATGGCATCAATCAAGGGCTTTGGCAGGGACGCTGGGGTGAAAAGGAAGACCAGACCAGGAGGCTTAGAAGATACAGAGAAAGCGTGTAAAAAGCAAGTGATGGGGCTCTTCTTTTGGACAGCTGTTTAATGGGCAGGTCAAGCAGCATCTTCAATCTTGCGGCTGCCATCTCAAATGCAAAGTAAAGCACTAGAGAGCTCAGTAAAGCTGTCAAAGGATGGGAAGTGATGCTGTGGGCCTCCTGGAGGCTGGCTTGCTGCAGGAAGTAGTTGCACACCTTTTCTATTCCCTCATAGTGTAGGGCTTAATAAAAGGCAGtaacaattttattttagtgCCTCTATTTTTTTAGGGTACTAGAAGCCTCTTCTGTTTTTGGGATTACCGCTCTTGAGTTGCCCAACTCTGGTGGTGCCATCTCAGCTTCCTCATGCTTTCCTAAGTGTTGATCTCGCTTGCTCAAAAGCTCAGAGCAGGTGCTTGTTTGGGGAACAGACAAGCTCAAAAGAGCAGGAGCCACTGAGACCACCTGTGTTTTCAGCGATAAAACCATAGTCACTGGATAGAGTGACTCTGGGTTGAAGGGACCAAATCTCACCTTGTTCTGTCAACACTTGAGGGTCTTCCCAGAAGTCATCACCCACTGCACTAATGGGAAATGCCCTGTATGGCCAAGGCCCAGGGGCGCAGGAGTGCCCAAGCCCCAGTGAGGTGGTATTGGGAATGAGACAAGGGGAATGGTgccagggggctgctggggagatggggagggcaggagaggagaggggcagatAGGACCATGGAGGAGCAGAGGCAAGTTAGAGCTTTCTCTTGAGCTTGCGGCTGGCCCCGCCacccccgctccgctcccgcttCTCCTTGCGGACGCAGAAATACTTGGTGACCCTTTTGCGGCACTGCTCGCACCGCACGGCACAGCACCAGTGGAACTTGCAGTTGCAGCTGGACACCATCTCGGCTCGCCTCTCCTCCACCGCCAGCCCGCAGTCCCCGCACAGCCGCCGGCAGCTCCGCTTCTCCCACTTGCTGAGCGCCTTGCCCCTCTTCAGGCACTCCCTGCCCTCcgtgcccagcagccccagcgTCTTGTTCTCCAGGCAGTAGTCAGGAGAATCTTCTAAATGGACCAGCTCCTTCTTGGAGATGGAGCTGAAGGTCTCGGCGATGGCGCCCCGGCTGGCAGCACTGTTCCCTGCCCCCTGCAGCAAGTCCACCTTCAGGGCTTTGTGGTACCTCTCCTTGAGGTAAGTGCCCACCTCCCGAAACTCgggcagctgcagccagcaggtctGGGTGGTGCAGCTCCCCGACACGCCGTGGCATTTGCAAGTCCGCTTCATGGTCCCTTTCACAGCCTACAGGGTGAGGAGAGAGAGGGGATTCAGGAAAAAGCCCAGAGGGgtcatttctgtgctgcagcacGTGGAGAAACATGGCTCCAGGCCTGTGGAGGGGTTTGCCATCGACCCTCCCTGCACACTAGTCCTGCCCAGGGGTTGTCGGCTTAAAGCTCGCAGATTTGCTTCTCCATGGTACTCCCCTACTTGAACTGGGAGAAAGAGGACAACAGGAAGCCATTAACTGTAATCACGGAAGGTTTGCTACCTCAGAACAAACACCACCCATCACGTCAGTACTGCTGCCATCCCATTCTCCTCGGCAAGGTAGTTGCTTCTTCTGGACACGTGCTTTTAGCCACAGCAAGTTGTGACTCTCCACAGTGAACGGCCAGAGCCAATCTGGTACGCGCTGTCGGgtctggagggagagaggggcTCACCTTTCTACCTGCCTCGTTGTTATGCAGGTTCATAGCAGCTCTGGCATCTTGTCCAGTCTCCAGGGCATCCACAAACTGCTTGGAAATGGCTTCCCCAAAGCCCACGTTATCACTGCAGCCTCCCCACAGCCAGCCTTGCCCCCCTAGGAAAGGAGATGAGATGTGTGCTGTCAGGGAACCAGCCCCTCGCCTGCCTGGCTTGTGGCTCTGGGGACAAGAAAGGGTCTCAGAAGTGATGGGAGGGAACAGAGGCTGTGGGGCAAATCCAGCCTTTTGCCTTGCGATactccccgattctctccccttgGGCTCGTGCCATTTCTACTGAGGCCTGGACAGTAAATGGCTCATGCAGGCAGCGAAGGGGTATGTCCTGTGTGACAAACCCAGGGATTTCCAGGCTTTCTACAGAGCAGGATTCAGCAGCTGTTAATTATCATGCATTAGCAGCCATATAGAAAAGGCTTTGGGTCTTTAATCACCTTCCCTCAAACCCTGACTTGAACTGGTTCAGTCTGACTTGCAGGGACAGCATCTTGCTAACATGGAGTAGCGAACTGATGGAGGCATCCTGGTCAAAGGGAACAGATTCCCCTCCGCTGGGAAACAACCCAAGCCTGGCACACATGTATCAAGAAGGCCCTCTTTTTGGTACACCCAGAATCCTGGGATGATGTTTGGCATCTCAGAAGGGTCTGATTTTCCAATTATCATAAAAAACCAAAGGAGTCAGCACAGAACTGGGATACTGCACAGCAAGATGTGGAGGGTACTTTTCCTAACTGCATGGGAGCTCAATAACAGCTTGGCTGACTGGAAACACATCATgttgtttgcttcttttcctcctaGAGAAAAATGCCAAAATCTTTATGAAGATTTGGAATCTGGAACATTCTGACCCTAACGTGCCTTGACGGTACATCTTGGGACTTGTGGTTTAATGGCCTTGTGCCTCTCTTGAAAGGCCCGGCCCTTGCCCAGACTTCCCCAGAGCATGGCAATCCCCTCTCCCAGGGAAAGGCAGGGGTGTCTCATGGGAGGTGGATAACTGCAGTGGATGATGAAGTCCAAATCAAGAGCTGGGACCGGAGGGAGAATGGAAACCTTTCACCAACTTGGATTCAGTGCAACGGCATTTAGAATTGAATCATGCTGTTTTGGACAAGCCCAAAAGTTTCCTTTGCCTTCCAAGGTTTTAAGTTCACAATGGAAAATTTTCATGAAAACCAGatatgttttggggaaaagaagtgTAGCGTGACTAACTCAGTTTTCCAGAGAAGACAAAATTTGGTGTGTCATAGCCCAAAAGTCTTGCTTTGCTGGAGATGGGCTATCCCATCCCTCGGACACCTAAGAAGCAGTGGCTGTTTTAAAAACTATTAGCCAATAAAGCAAATTACTAAATACTGGACACTCCAGAGGACTTTGTCATAAACTGACACGTACTGACTGCCCAGTGCGGCTGGGCGGGGAATggcttttaaaagattttgatAATTTGAAATTTGACCTCTTTCCATTCAAAACAAAAGACCGAAATGTCAatgttttctgtgaaagctgagcagagagctggggcGGTGCAGCGCGGGGTTCCCCACCCAGGGGTGCCTTAGCAGCTGCGGGCCTGGGTACCGCTGCGACAGGAACGGGGTGAAGGCTGTGTGCTGCCACAGCAGTTCTTCTGGTTGTGCTCTCGTGTACCTGCCACGCTGACAAACGCTGGAGGGGTCTATGAATGCCACCCTGCTTTCCCTCCCGCTAATTCTGCTCTGGAGCCACCCTGGTCCTGCAGACCCTGGGAGCCCTGAGGTCCCTGATCAGCGCTGCTCTAACCAGACCTGCCATTTAGACGCACGGCATCAGatcctctcctctgcctgcatgATACAGTCATTTCCTCCAGCAGCTTAAACAGAGTTGGCCTTGATTTGAACCAGGGAAACTGCAACTCTCTTCTACTTT is a window encoding:
- the WNT8B gene encoding protein Wnt-8b → MDPYLGIFFLTPFFQSCCAWSVNNFLMTGPKAYLIYSSSVAAGAQSGIEECKFQFAWDRWNCPERALQLSSHGGLRSANRETAFVHAISSAGVMYTLTRNCSLGDFDNCGCDDSRNGQLGGQGWLWGGCSDNVGFGEAISKQFVDALETGQDARAAMNLHNNEAGRKAVKGTMKRTCKCHGVSGSCTTQTCWLQLPEFREVGTYLKERYHKALKVDLLQGAGNSAASRGAIAETFSSISKKELVHLEDSPDYCLENKTLGLLGTEGRECLKRGKALSKWEKRSCRRLCGDCGLAVEERRAEMVSSCNCKFHWCCAVRCEQCRKRVTKYFCVRKEKRERSGGGGASRKLKRKL